In Muribaculum gordoncarteri, the genomic window AGCAGCTTGTCGACAATAACGTAGAACTCGTTGCCGAGGTTTCAAACATGGGTTGTACACCCGAAGCCATCGACCACTTTATCGAAACCCGCACAATCTATGCTCCCGGCAAGGCTGTAAATGCCGGCGGAGTTGCAACTTCGGGTCTTGAAATGAGCCAGAATGCAATGCACCTGACTTGGAGCGCCGAAGAGGTTGACCAGAAACTCCACGGAATCATGGACGACATCCACGAGCAGTGTGTGAAGTACGGTACACAGCCCGACGGCTACATCAACTACATGAAGGGCGCCAACATCGCCGGATTCATGAAGGTTGCCAATGCAATGATGGGTCAAGGCATAATCTGATAACCAATCACCTTTATAATAAAATACCTCCGCCGATGATTCGGCGGAGGTATTTTTCTATTTGTATAATCTGAATCGTTACTTATTGAATATATCCTTTATCGCTCCTATTGAGCTCAGCACGCTCGATGCTTCATAAGGGATGTAGACAGTCTTGTTGTCCTTTCCAGTGGTCATCTCACGCAATGTATCGATATACTTCATTGCGAGCATATAGGTTGCCGGATCGGTGTTGGACGACTTTATCGCCTCGGCAACACGCATGATCGCTTCAGCTTCGGCCTGAGCGGTCAACACCTTTGCACGGGCTTCACCTTCGGCACGCAGAATCTCGGCCTCCTTAACGGCTGTAGCCTGATTAATCTGCGACTGCTTGTCACCTTCCGAAAGCAGGATAACCGAGGTCTTCTGTCCTTCGGCGTTCAAGATTTCGGCACGACGATTTCGCTCGGCCTGCATCTGCTTCTCCATAGCCTCACGCACACTGCGGGGAGGCGTTATGTCCTGCAGCTCGACGCGGTTGACCTTGACACCCCACTTGTTGGTGACATCATCGAGAATTACCTGAAGACGCGAGTTTATGGTGTCGCGCGATGTAAGTGTCTGGTCAAGTTCAAGCTCGCCGATTACGTTACGCAGCGATGTCTGTGTCAACTTTTCAAGTGCGTTGGGCAGATTGTCGATTTCATATACGGCCTTCTTGGCATCTACAATCTGGAAGTAAAGCAACGCATTGATTTCGGTAGTCACATTATCCTTGGTGATCACCTGCTGTGAAGGAAAATCATATACCTGCTCACGAAGGTCGATGGCGGTCGATGAAGTTATGCGCACGATGTTCTGACCGTTGATAGTCGATTCCACCCGGCGTGTGTACACTACTTTCGGCTTGTCGATAAAAGGCCAAATGATATTGAGTCCCGGACTAAGTACGCTGTGAAAACGACCAAGACGCTCCACTACGCGAGTTTCGGATTGCGGGACAATCTTTACGCCGGCCGATACGACAATTATCACTATCAGCACAACAAGTCCCAGAAAAATATAAGTTCCCATTGCTTAGAGTATTAATTGGTTAATTATTTACGACTTAAATTACAGGCTTGACGGTAAGTATTATACTGTCGTAGCCGGTGACACGCACGCGCACACCCGATTCAATGGCATCTCCCGAATTGCTTACGGCCTGCCAGCTGTCACCGTCGACGGTTACGCGCCCCACTCCGCCACCGTCGGGAATCGATTGCGTCACAAACACTTCCCTGCCAATGAGTGCGTTCATGTTGCTATTGTACTCCTCACGGTGAACGTTATGCTTTTTCCTAAGGTGATTGATCAACGGCGCAAAAAGGATGAATGCCACTATTACACCTACAGCCAGACCTATAAGTTGCGCTTCAATGCTCAATCCCATAAAATCCAACACGGCAGCAATCACACATCCTATAGCTACACAGAACGTTGCAACAAAGCCGGTTAGCAACTCTATGATCATAAGCACAGCCGCTGCGATAAGATAAACAATCCACAATGACATAATCTAAAAAATATATTTAGAGGTTTATTACTTTTCCAAAAATACAAAATTATGCTTAATAAAACAAATAGTTACTTTAAGATGGCGGAAGAGGAAGAGGAAGAGGAAGAGGAAGATGCCGATGACTCATGTTTCAGCTCATTGTCACGCTCCACCCTTTTTCCATAGCCGAAAGTATATGTGGCGGTCAAAGCGAATCCCATGTGTTGCGAAGGCGAGTATACCCTTCGTGACATGTCGTAATATTCCGAACGGAGTATTTCTCGATTGGCGCGCCAATCCGACCGCAGAAAGTTTGAAGCCGAAACTCTTAAATTCCATGCTCCACTTCCCCACCCGAGTTGCAGCTGATACTGCGATGATGTTTTGCTCTCTATACCGCTGTTCTCGTCGGGATAGTGACTTGGGGTCATATACCAACCTGTGGCATAAAAATTACCGAAAAAATAGGTGAGTTGAGCCGTACATGTCAGCTCGTTACGTGTCATCACAAAAACTCCGGTTGTTCTTCGCAGCCATAATTGGGGATTTATTCTTGCCGTCAGTTTGCCGCCAAGGAGCTTTGCCGTGGCATTAATACCAATCATAGTACTCATATAATTGCCATTGTTAGTGTAAAAACGGAGCATCTTCCCATCGGGACCTTCGGGTAGATAATCGGAAACACGCCTATCGGTAATGTCGTAATGGAATCCGCTGAACGCCAGCTGCCATTTATTGGACGGAAGCCAAACCGCCTGCAGCCCCACCTCATGTGAAGGCGAATTTTTCAGTTTAGGATTACCCGAATAGTACATCAACTCATCCTGTTGAAGGACAACCGGGCCGGTCGATGACGCAGTGGGCATTGTTTCGTAGTATTCATAGGATGCAAGTAGTTGGGAATTTTGTGTCGGGGAATAAGTAACCTCGGCATTTATTCTCGAATAGGATGTGTTGAACTTATAATTGCTTATGGAATTTTTCTGCCATGTCCAACCAAGATTAAGGTGAGTGCTCCAGCAGTCTGTGGCAAAATCATAAGAGGCCCCCGCTTGATACCCGTCAATCTTATAGGACTGGCGTGACGACGAATTGCCTTGATAATCTATTTTGCTGTCACGCCATGCTCCCACCGCATAGGCTCGGAGAGTGTGACAATCGTCAATCAACCAATATAGATTGGGATTTACTGTTCCGGAATAAGATTTTTCATAAGCGTTATTTGTGATCGATGTTCCCTCGTAGCCACAATACAATGAGTTTACCTTATTGTTACCGTATTCAAAGCTCATCCCGATGTTAAGCGTCAGGTTTTCCGGTAGCATAAACAGATGCTGACCTCTATATCGGGCACTCATGTCGCTTCTTGAGGATATCGAACGCGTCGTTTCACTTCCCGACCAATCATTGCCATATAAGAGATTGTTGGTCGTTTCAGTTTCAGGCGACGATGCATAGCTGAAGCCTATGCGATTGTTAAGTTGAATTTTATCGCTATCATATATGGCTCGGAATGAAATGTCATTAGTATTGGTATGACTGTTTTCGGGTTTACTGAAATTGGACCTGATCACATTAGCCGGCCCATTGCCAAGAAGATTGGGAAACCGCATATCCTCAACGCTTTCATCGCCGGCATTTCTGATTGCATTGTATCGTTCTCCGGCATAAATGTCATAACTCATGCTCTTATACTTCATCTTGGAATAGACGGAAGCATCGGTCTTTGTCACCCTAAAGCTTTGCGCGGCATCCATTTTAGTATAACCTCCCCATTCATATTTCTGCATGATGAAATTTATGACATATCTTTTACCCGAAAACCTTGGATCGGAGGTGTTGTCGTAGTATTCAACCTTTTTCACATCACGCGGGTTCAGGCCCGAAATGTCCTCCGACGAAGCTTCTACGTAGTCAATAAAAATTGATACCGGCTGTCCCGAAAGTGTCTCAACAGCATCGGTGACAGGATCGACCGACAATTGCGGGATAGCCATTAAATTAAGCAACGACGCTGCATCCTTTGCTGCATTTTTCTCCCTTGCACCGGGAATGTAAGCCGACATCCGGGCTGTCGTATTCTGCATCTGCGCCTCGACAACAACTTCGTTTAGCACTCCGGCATCCAATGAATCGGGCATCTCAGCAGGCTGCTGCGCATAACCTCCATGCCATAACGACAAAAGTGTTGAAAGGATCATTATTCTCTTCATATAACAGTGACTTTTATTTGATGACAAAATTACATACGATGCTGCCTGTCAAGCCTTAGTTGAGCCTCCTTTAGTCTTAGTTAGTCTTAGAGCCCATTCCCATTTCAAGAAATTCTTCGTAAATTTGTTTATGAAAAAATTCAGAACCATAACAATTGTATGTCTTAGCGCCATTGCCATTATGATAGCGGCAAACGCTTGGTTCATGCACCGACTATATGACACATATAAGCAGCAGTACATAGATAAGGTGGAAAGCTGCGTGCGTCAGGCCGATATAATATCCTGGATCAGCATTGCGCAGTCAACCTATAATGTCGATGACTCAAAGTTGAATCTTATATTGACTTTAACAGGCGATACAACCGAAACCGAATGGTACGATTACCCTGATGTCGATAGAAAAATGGTTGAAGAGCTGATCTCGGCCTTTGCCGCTCAAGGTGAGTATGACCAGCAGATGAAGGGCAAGAACTTCACGATTATAGACAATGTGTTTCGCCGACAACTTGACTATGCCGGTCTTCATCCCGACTATGCGGTTGTTCTGCCTCCCGATTCCACCCTATCTGATGATTCAGGACTTTGGCATATAAAATTTACAATCGACCAAGGCAATACACATCTATATAATGTGTACATATCATCCCTTGGTACAGAGGTTTTGAAACAGATGTCAGGTATTATCGCGACATCAGCTATGATACTAATCCTGATGGGATTCCTGATATGGTATCTGCTTCATTGGGTCGGCAGGTTACGCACTATCGAGCAGATGAAAGACGATTTCACGCATAACATGACGCATGAGTTGAAGACACCTGTAGCCGTGGCATATTCAGCCGCCGATTCCATGCTGCGTTACTACGACCAAAGCGACGAGGCGAGAAACAAGCAGTTCCTTAAGATTATAATGCAGCGGTTGAGTTTCCTGTCGGGAATGATCGAGAACATCCTGTCAATGAGCATGGAACGGTTCAAGACAATGAAGCTCAACATTGAACCGGTTGCAATAAAACCTGTTGTAGAGGATGTTTCGGGCATGATGGGACTGAAAGCCGACAAGCCCGTCGACATAAACATCGATATTCCCGACAACCTTTCGGTACGGGCTGATTCACTGCATCTTGGCAACATATTGTCAAATCTCATCGACAATGCAATCAAATATTCGGGTGATTCAGTGAACATCAACATAAAAGCCGATGACCGCTCAATAACAATAGCCGACAACGGCATAGGAATTGAGAAGGGAAATTTACCTTACATATTCGATAAATTCTATCGCGTGACCTCAGGCGACCGCTATGAGGCGGGAGGTTACGGACTCGGACTTTTTTATGTGAAACAGATTGTCGAATTGCTTGGCTGGAGCATTGATGTGACAAGTAAGCCGGGACAAGGCACAAGATTTACAATAAAATTCAAAAGCGATGAAAAGAGATAAGATTTTGCTTGTTGAGGATGACTCGACACTATCATTCATCATTCAGGACGCGCTGACACGTGAGGGATTTGATGTAGAGTGTGCGCCCAATGGCGAGGCGGGGCTTAAGATGTTCGGCAAATCATCGCCCGATATTATTGTCGCTGATGTTATGATGCCGAAAATGGACGGCTTTGAGATGGTGCGTCTTATAAGGCTGACTTCACCCACCGTACCGGTGCTTTTCCTCACCGCCCGCACAGCTCTCGATGATGTTGTAAAAGGCTTTGAACTGGGAGCCAATGACTATATACGCAAACCGTTTCAGATACTTGAACTTGTTGTGCGCATAAAGGCGTTGTTGAAACGCAACCGTCAAGGCGCGGCCGAAGATTCCAATCCTACCCTATGCGACTGTTCGCTTGACTTTGCATCGCAGCGTCTTGCAGTAGGAGCTGACACAATTGAGCTGTCGCATACCGAGGCCGTGATCATTGACGAACTGTTTCGTCATCCCAATGAGGTGGTCGAGGCCCGAACGCTAATGTATCGCATTTGGCAGAACGACGATTACAACAATCTCAATCGCCTGCACGGCTTCATTTACAAACTACGCAAATATCTGTCGAAGTCAACCGGGCTTGAACTCCTGAATGTGCGCGGAATCGGCTACAAATTGGCCGCAAATCCGACATCTCTTCGCAACGCACCAACCGCCGATTAAACTTCACCGTTTTTGTGAAATATGCTTTTTATGGGCACTCTTTCACCGGATTCCGACCGGCATACTATAGCTGCGTTGTCGCTGTCCCATTCGTGTGACATTATGCGATATAAGATATTAATTTGTCGTGCGACACGATTATGTATCACTTGATAGTAAAGCGAGCCCTCCTTGGTGGCCACGCACGATGGCCGGTATTTCAATCTGACTGTTGCCATAGGTTTTGTTTTTAATATTGTATACATATATTATACCGCTACACTATGGCACGTTGTGCAGGGATGAGATGCGCAACATTTGGCAACACTCTTTAACATACTTGTGCTGCAATTCTGCACACCATGTCGCTAATTTTGCCGATGAAAGTCATATCGGCTTTCCGCGTAATCCATAAATACACTCCGTTATGTTTTTCATCGTTGTTATTATTTGCGTTTTAGGTTGGCTTGGGCCGGCTCTCAAAAGTGGTGCGGACATAAAATGATACAATTATGATTGGTATAGTTATTTGGGCGATATTGATAATCTTCATTGTCATTTGCGCATGCCCCGGCTTCATAACCGCGCTTATCGTCAACTCGGCGATTGTGTTGAGCGTCTATGGACTTATCCTGTGGATAGCTCCCAAAATCAAAAAACGTTTTTAAACAATAATCAGTCATGTCATTCTGGAATTTTCTCGGCGAATTCGCTATATTCAATATGATATGCAACCTGTTTTCGCGCAAATCGAAATCAAGTACAATCGGTACATATCAACCACATTATATTATCAATTCGCAATATGAGGCACGTATTCAAGAACTGGAGAATGAAATCAAGGAGTCGGAAAAGCGAATTGCCGAATGTCAAAAAATAGTCGATAATAGTCAACCGACTGATTTAAAAGATTACGACATTGATGAACTGCAAGACCGCATCGATGAGCTTGAGGATCAGCTCGATAATTGCGATGTGGGGTCGAACCGCTATGAGCTCATACAAGACGAAATGGACCGGCTCCAAGACCAGCTTGATGACATGGAGGGGCTTGATGATATAATGGACGATTTTGACAGTTTCAGAGATGATATATATGACGCGGACTCTTATCGCGATGACCGGTAACCAGCCAATCCCAAGCATCCAGATTGTTAAAAATGCTTAGGCTCATTATCAGTGGGGTCATGGGTTCTAATCCTATTTCTTCATCTTTCTTGTTCTAATGGGTATAGTGCTTAATTTAGGCAATAAATTGGGGTTGTTGCCGAAATTAAGTCGAGTAAAATAGACGAAGCATATTTTTGATACAAAAAATTGCGACTACAATCCTCTATGGGTACAAATTTTTGCGATTATAACTGCGATTTTTACAAAAAACTGAGTTTAGAACGGTTCTGAATTCGGAATTGCTCATATTCTGTTCAATAAAAACGCTGTACTGAATATAATAGTGAATAATTTATTCAGTGCATGTATTGCGAACCATATATTCGGCCAGAACCAAATATAACCGCATTGCCGGAGTTCTATAAAATCCGGTCAACTGTGAATCCGCCAGGCTTTCCGTTTGAATCAGGCAGCTATTTGTCGAGTCG contains:
- a CDS encoding SPFH domain-containing protein; this translates as MGTYIFLGLVVLIVIIVVSAGVKIVPQSETRVVERLGRFHSVLSPGLNIIWPFIDKPKVVYTRRVESTINGQNIVRITSSTAIDLREQVYDFPSQQVITKDNVTTEINALLYFQIVDAKKAVYEIDNLPNALEKLTQTSLRNVIGELELDQTLTSRDTINSRLQVILDDVTNKWGVKVNRVELQDITPPRSVREAMEKQMQAERNRRAEILNAEGQKTSVILLSEGDKQSQINQATAVKEAEILRAEGEARAKVLTAQAEAEAIMRVAEAIKSSNTDPATYMLAMKYIDTLREMTTGKDNKTVYIPYEASSVLSSIGAIKDIFNK
- a CDS encoding NfeD family protein, which translates into the protein MSLWIVYLIAAAVLMIIELLTGFVATFCVAIGCVIAAVLDFMGLSIEAQLIGLAVGVIVAFILFAPLINHLRKKHNVHREEYNSNMNALIGREVFVTQSIPDGGGVGRVTVDGDSWQAVSNSGDAIESGVRVRVTGYDSIILTVKPVI
- a CDS encoding TonB-dependent receptor, whose product is MKRIMILSTLLSLWHGGYAQQPAEMPDSLDAGVLNEVVVEAQMQNTTARMSAYIPGAREKNAAKDAASLLNLMAIPQLSVDPVTDAVETLSGQPVSIFIDYVEASSEDISGLNPRDVKKVEYYDNTSDPRFSGKRYVINFIMQKYEWGGYTKMDAAQSFRVTKTDASVYSKMKYKSMSYDIYAGERYNAIRNAGDESVEDMRFPNLLGNGPANVIRSNFSKPENSHTNTNDISFRAIYDSDKIQLNNRIGFSYASSPETETTNNLLYGNDWSGSETTRSISSRSDMSARYRGQHLFMLPENLTLNIGMSFEYGNNKVNSLYCGYEGTSITNNAYEKSYSGTVNPNLYWLIDDCHTLRAYAVGAWRDSKIDYQGNSSSRQSYKIDGYQAGASYDFATDCWSTHLNLGWTWQKNSISNYKFNTSYSRINAEVTYSPTQNSQLLASYEYYETMPTASSTGPVVLQQDELMYYSGNPKLKNSPSHEVGLQAVWLPSNKWQLAFSGFHYDITDRRVSDYLPEGPDGKMLRFYTNNGNYMSTMIGINATAKLLGGKLTARINPQLWLRRTTGVFVMTRNELTCTAQLTYFFGNFYATGWYMTPSHYPDENSGIESKTSSQYQLQLGWGSGAWNLRVSASNFLRSDWRANREILRSEYYDMSRRVYSPSQHMGFALTATYTFGYGKRVERDNELKHESSASSSSSSSSSSAILK
- a CDS encoding sensor histidine kinase, with the translated sequence MIAANAWFMHRLYDTYKQQYIDKVESCVRQADIISWISIAQSTYNVDDSKLNLILTLTGDTTETEWYDYPDVDRKMVEELISAFAAQGEYDQQMKGKNFTIIDNVFRRQLDYAGLHPDYAVVLPPDSTLSDDSGLWHIKFTIDQGNTHLYNVYISSLGTEVLKQMSGIIATSAMILILMGFLIWYLLHWVGRLRTIEQMKDDFTHNMTHELKTPVAVAYSAADSMLRYYDQSDEARNKQFLKIIMQRLSFLSGMIENILSMSMERFKTMKLNIEPVAIKPVVEDVSGMMGLKADKPVDINIDIPDNLSVRADSLHLGNILSNLIDNAIKYSGDSVNINIKADDRSITIADNGIGIEKGNLPYIFDKFYRVTSGDRYEAGGYGLGLFYVKQIVELLGWSIDVTSKPGQGTRFTIKFKSDEKR
- a CDS encoding response regulator transcription factor, which produces MKRDKILLVEDDSTLSFIIQDALTREGFDVECAPNGEAGLKMFGKSSPDIIVADVMMPKMDGFEMVRLIRLTSPTVPVLFLTARTALDDVVKGFELGANDYIRKPFQILELVVRIKALLKRNRQGAAEDSNPTLCDCSLDFASQRLAVGADTIELSHTEAVIIDELFRHPNEVVEARTLMYRIWQNDDYNNLNRLHGFIYKLRKYLSKSTGLELLNVRGIGYKLAANPTSLRNAPTAD